In Pochonia chlamydosporia 170 chromosome 3, whole genome shotgun sequence, the following are encoded in one genomic region:
- a CDS encoding voltage-gated chloride channel (similar to Coccidioides immitis RS XP_001247031.1), giving the protein MADREYSNTSSQPSSPRATRRPNTLNRNHSSMEPDERSPLLVNTSRSRIRDGGAPSPRIPQISRNHSYTGSSRPVRHHSRHGSWGQRLMQALSDRNTSMSESKASNLPDERVWYDQFTSTDWVHDAIADSHRVKALRSRKDFWGRVRVALDGCQGWILSAVCGFVIALIAYAIDIAEVTIFDFKDGYCSRAWYLNEKKCCRRGPCDDWRSWSQAFDYHPFGEKWTDFLIYLACVIGLALLSCWIALGTKTVVPSAYQLTTLDENLAAVPQAVGQPGDGNSSDDSASPRQQDESQQTSPPMIYYSAAGSGVAEVRVILSGFVLHGFLGVKTLIIKSVALVLSVASGLSLGKEGPYVHIAACVGNIACRLFAKYDRNDAKRREVLSAAAAAGVAVAFGAPLSGVLFGLEEVSYFFPAKTLFRTFFCCIIAALSLKFLNPYGTHKIVMFQVRYLVDWEYFELVSFVFVGILGGALGALFIKASHYWAKTFRRIPAIKSYPLLEVFLVALVTGLMSYWNALVKEPVAKLLLNLASPCDGNDENTDELGLCPGSVNDIPPILLTLLVAFLIKGFLTVITFGIKVPAGIYIPSMVVGGLMGRIVGHLVQWFVLSVPQWSIFGNCATAADGSCIQPGVYGLIAAGATMCGVTRLSVTLAVILFELTGSLDYVLPFSLTILVAKWTADAIEPNSIYDLLTNMNAYPFLDNKHKPVFTSDLADIVTRTRRERVIDITNSPLVPATSLRSKLELLHRAGELDGGLPIIRHEVLVGLIPAPDLEFALDQLEDEQTSLCLMDRVPSIDEDDEDYMDPTDFTQYIDPAPVALDIRSPMDLVYECFVKLGLRYICALKDGKYRGMIHKKTFVKYIRELEEKGE; this is encoded by the exons ATGGCCGACCGAGAGTACTCCAACACCAGTTCCCAGCCGTCCTCGCCTCGTGCGACCCGTCGGCCAAATACACTCAACAGAAACCATTCCAGCATGGAACCCGACGAGCGCTCTCCCTTGCTGGTAAACACCTCCCGTTCTAGAATAAGAGATGGTGGTGCGCCGTCTCCCCGAATTCCTCAAATATCTCGGAACCATAGCTATACAG GCAGCTCACGGCCGGTTAGGCACCACAGCAGGCATGGCTCATGGGGACAGAGACTCATGCAGGCCTTGTCCGACCGAAACACCTCCATGTCGGAGTCTAAAGCATCGAATCTTCCCGACGAGAGGGTATGGTACGATCAGTTCACCAGCACCGACTGGGTGCACGATGCTATTGCGGACTCTCATCGCGTCAAAGCTTTGAGGAGCCGAAAGGACTTTTGGGGCCGTGTGCGTGTGGCTCTCGAtggttgtcaaggctggaTTCTGAGCGCTGTGTGCGGATTCGTCATTGCCCTTATTGCTTATGCCATTGATATTGCCGAGGTGACCATCTTCGACTTCAAGGATGGTTATTGCTCAAGGGCTTGGTATCTGAATGAAAAG AAATGTTGCCGGCGAGGCCCGTGCGATGACTGGAGGAGCTGGTCGCAAGCTTTCGACTATCACCCATTTGGCGAGAAGTGGACTGATTTCCTGATATACTTGGCCTGCGTCATTGGCCTAGCACTCCTCTCATGTTGGATTGCTCTTGGTACAAAGACGGTGGTGCCTTCTGCATACCAACTCACCACGCTGGACGAGAATCTGGCCGCTGTGCCTCAAGCCGTAGGCCAACCAGGTGATGGGAACTCGAGTGACGATAGTGCCAGTCCTCGGCAGCAGGATGAGTCGCAGCAAACGAGTCCGCCAATGATATACTACTCTGCTGCCGGCAGCGGAGTTGCAGAAGTTCGAGTCATCCTCAGTGGATTTGTCTTGCACGGCTTTTTGGGTGTCAAGACTCTCATCATCAAGTCTGTCGCTCTTGTTTTGAGTGTTGCATCTGGCCTCAGCTTGGGAAAGGAGGGTCCTTATGTCCATATTGCAGCTTGCGTGGGCAACATTGCCTGTCGTTTGTTTGCCAAATATGATCGAAATGATGCCAAGCGCCGAGAGGTTCtttctgcagctgcagctgctggtgttgccgtAGCCTTCGGTGCCCCCTTGAGCGGAGTTTTATTTGGACTGGAAGAAGTATCATATTTCTTTCCTGCCAAGACCTTGTTCAGGACCTTTTTCTGCTGCATCATTGCGGCTCTGTCGCTGAAGTTCTTGAATCCGTACGGCACCCACAAGATCGTCATGTTCCAGGTCAGATATCTCGTCGACTGGGAATACTTTGAGCTCGTCAGCTTCGTGTTTGTCGGCATCCTCGGTGGTGCCCTTGGTGCGTTGTTCATCAAAGCATCCCATTACTGGGCCAAGACCTTTCGCCGCATCCCCGCCATCAAGTCATACCCTCTGCTGGAAGTCTTTCTCGTAGCGCTGGTCACCGGTCTCATGAGCTACTGGAATGCTCTCGTCAAGGAACCAGTTGccaagctgcttctcaacctGGCGTCGCCATGCGATGGCAACGACGAAAACACGGACGAGCTTGGTCTCTGTCCGGGATCGGTAAATGACATTCCTCCTATATTGTTGACCCTCCTTGTTGCCTTCCTTATCAAAGGATTCCTCACTGTAATTACTTTTGGCATT AAAGTACCGGCAGGAATCTACATTCCATccatggtggttggtggtttgatgggaAGAATCGTGGGCCATCTCGTGCAGTGGTTCGTCCTCTCGGTACCGCAGTGGTCAATCTTTGGCAACTGCGCAACGGCAGCGGATGGATCATGCATTCAGCCAGGCGTGTATGGGCTCATAGCAGCCGGAGCCACCATGTGTGGTGTTACGAGACTCTCCGTTACCTTGGCAGTCATCCTGTTTGAGCTGACGGGCAGTTTGGATTACGTTCTCCCATTTTCACTCACCATCTTGGTTGCCAAGTGGACGGCAGACGCTATTGAGCCCAATAGCATATAC GATCTTCTGACCAACATGAATGCGTACCCATTCCTAGATAACAAACACAAGCCCGTCTTCACCAGCGATTTGGCGGATATTGTGACTCGCACTCGGCGAGAACGAGTCATTGACATTACCAATTCGCCCCTTGTACCTGCCACGAGCCTTCGTTCCaagctcgagcttcttcatcgcgCCGGTGAACTTGATGGCGGCCTTCCAATCATCAGGCACGAAGTCTTGGTGGGACTTATTCCTGCACCAGATCTGGAATTTGCCTTGGATCAGCTTGAAGACGAGCAGACAAGTCTATGCTTGATGGATAGAGTACCAAgcattgatgaagatgacgaggactACATGGACCCTACTGATTTTACGCAGTACATCGACCCG GCACCGGTTGCATTGGACATTCGATCTCCCATGGATCTGGTATACGAATGTTTCGTAAAGCTGGGTCTTCGGTACATTTGCGCCCTTAAGGACGGCAAGTATAGAGGCATG ATTCACAAGAAGACATTTGTGAAGTATATTCGGGAGCTTGAAGAGAAGGGAGAATAG
- a CDS encoding Vps51/Vps67 (similar to Cordyceps militaris CM01 XP_006672492.1), giving the protein MASNTPDPSTLTSSADIFSGSHTLPQIRSIHKSLHVQIEEKATRLRTQVGGSYRELLGTADTIVHMRGDNARVQDLLGKMGGRCGRTVISSKAAGLGKFVTRDKESDASEMARLKLLESCGLMVGRILRGGGGLDEQMKKGDRLVLATKVFVISRLLVKNLKEDASSTDIQHAVDAASKALESLRRRIQRNIERLLETVDDATDTEDVIKALCAHSLANSSGAKHAIWHFIRVRQRAMEITLDLEQAEQTTTTEDVIRSLRLYTKTLLDVQALVPVKLSQALSGLKSRKLLADASLKQLEGLRLDIYERWCGEDIQDFTPFINHDDLDGKQAREMLGTFAEKGAQVVIAGLKKTLDHMSDFKSITDLRTQVLQLWIRDGGRAKGFDPQDMQDELREAINTRLLAVVEIKATKLRLVGSEVKATLEGWQEGVSDKHTSLWDEQGYDTALSNGAAPFIQEVVSRLYGRNDAVSKATHSYGSWFHIIDDVKTVVEELRKQRWDNDYDEIEDEETIEARQKMLSKEDPKKLQDKLDTTLDKSFADLENQLQELWKQHSGHISSGAIAIYLIRVVRDIRTQLPDRPAIKDFGLSMVPSLHGQVAATVCTPSANEFISSGLSDKLVAMKPLWEGEPALPSQPSPAVFQFLRDLSLSMTELGVDLWTPAALGKMKSLLATKLCEPWHKELDALSETESSEGASGEEENEESKETPVDAKDLCTQWLFDVAVLRCCIGKGEGAQDFDKLDEEVYKRSELDEAARKRVNKTAQDFWGRVNMLFGLLA; this is encoded by the coding sequence ATGGCTTCCAATACCCCCGACCCGTCCACGCTCACCTCCTCGGCCGACATCTTCTCCGGAAGCCATACGCTTCCCCAGATTCGATCCATTCACAAATCCTTACATGTACAGATTGAAGAAAAGGCGACTCGTCTACGGACGCAGGTCGGTGGCTCGTACCGCGAGCTTCTCGGGACTGCCGACACGATCGTCCACATGCGCGGCGACAATGCTCGAGTTCAAGACCTCTTGGGCAAGATGGGCGGACGATGTGGACGGACAGTCATCTCCTCCAAAGCTGCTGGGCTGGGGAAATTCGTCACACGGGACAAAGAGTCGGATGCGAGCGAGATGGCGAGGCTGAAGCTCTTGGAATCATGTGGCCTCATGGTCGGTAGGATATTGAGAGGCGGAGGCGGATTGGACGAACAGATGAAGAAAGGCGACAGATTGGTGCTGGCGACCAAAGTGTTTGTCATTAGTCGACTGTTGGTTAAGAATCTCAAGGAGGATGCGTCGTCAACGGACATCCAGCATGCTGTTGACGCAGCGAGCAAGGCATTGGAATCACTTCGACGCCGTATTCAGCGAAATATCGAACGATTACTTGAGACTGTAGACGACGCTACAGATACAGAAGACGTGATTAAGGCCCTCTGCGCTCATAGCCTGGCAAATAGTTCGGGGGCCAAGCATGCGATCTGGCACTTCATCCGGGTGAGGCAACGGGCCATGGAGATTACGCTGGACTTGGAGCAGGCCGAGCAAACTACCACCACGGAGGACGTGATTCGCAGTTTAAGGCTCTATACGAAGACTCTACTCGATGTTCAGGCCTTGGTCCCGGTTAAGCTATCACAGGCACTATCTGGTTTAAAGAGCCGAAAACTCTTGGCAGATGCATCCCTGAAACAACTGGAAGGGTTGCGGTTGGATATCTACGAGCGCTGGTGTGGTGAAGATATTCAAGACTTTACACCGTTTATTAATCACGATGATCTTGACGGCAAGCAAGCGAGAGAAATGCTGGGAACTTTTGCCGAAAAGGGTGCGCAGGTCGTCATAGCTGGGTTGAAAAAGACACTCGACCACATGTCGGACTTCAAATCAATCACCGACCTACGAACCCAAGTATTACAGCTATGGATAAGAGACGGCGGGCGAGCCAAAGGATTCGATCCCCAAGACATGCAAGACGAGTTGAGGGAGGCAATCAACACGAGGTTACTGGCGGTTGTGGAAATCAAAGCCACAAAATTGCGACTGGTAGGCTCTGAAGTCAAAGCAACCCTTGAAGGATGGCAAGAAGGCGTTTCGGACAAACATACCAGCTTATGGGACGAGCAGGGCTACGACACGGCCTTGTCGAATGGTGCTGCCCCCTTCATTCAGGAGGTTGTGTCCCGCTTGTACGGGCGCAATGACGCAGTGTCCAAGGCAACGCATAGCTACGGGTCGTGGTTTCATATCATCGACGATGTCAAGACTGTAGTGGAGGAGCTACGGAAGCAGCGCTGGGACAATGACTACGACGAgattgaagacgaagaaacCATTGAGGCGAGACAAAAGATGCTCAGTAAGGAGGATcccaagaagctgcaggacAAGCTGGACACCACACTGGACAAGTCATTTGCGGACCTCGAAAATCAGCTACAGGAGTTGTGGAAACAGCACTCTGGACATATATCTAGCGGCGCCATTGCTATTTATCTCATCCGTGTGGTGCGAGATATCCGCACACAACTGCCAGACCGGCCGGCCATCAAAGATTTTGGGTTATCCATGGTTCCCAGCCTTCACGGCCAAGTGGCTGCCACGGTATGCACCCCCTCTGCAAATGAGTTCATATCCAGTGGCCTGTCAGATAAGCTCGTGGCCATGAAGCCGCTGTGGGAGGGAGAGCCAGCATTACCAAGTCAACCTTCGCCTGCTGTGTTCCAGTTCTTGCgggacttgtccttgtcaatgACAGAATTGGGAGTTGATTTGTGGACGCCTGCGGCCCTtgggaagatgaagagcctATTGGCAACAAAGTTGTGCGAACCGTGGCACAAGGAACTGGACGCACTGTCCGAGACTGAATCAAGTGAAGGAGCTTctggcgaggaagagaatGAGGAGAGCAAGGAGACTCCTGTAGATGCCAAGGACCTATGTACGCAATGGCTGTTTGATGTTGCCGTTCTGCGGTGCTGTATTGGCAAAGGCGAAGGAGCCCAAGACTTTGATAAGCTGGAT
- a CDS encoding protein kinase-like protein (similar to Metarhizium robertsii ARSEF 23 XP_007820032.1) yields the protein MQPRMRFDDVAWEESENIESAWVKAILQETSLRAIGQFIVKHRQGIPTELCDPKAGAFNVHFRMKFQDGGSAVIRFPKPGCTMFPEEKIRNEVAVMKYIQDNTSIPVPFILHWGTKEESPLGLGPFIIMKYIDHDTDVGKVLDMPELDWRERPRLDPHVDPNKLEVLYRQLADVLLQLSKLEFPTIGSLEEVDEFTWEARRRPLSIHMNELVRLGTLPRDKLPNETYGASCDYFEALAQLHIDHLKHQRNDAVDSEIDCRRKYIARRLFQGLSKQRKLASSTFTNGPFKLWCDDLRPSNILLDANMQIVEVVDWEFTYAAPAEFSFAPPDSSPRCELVHNHALSQGETVIVTRALDLNTMKGSRKRKPEDERDETTLKRRQLDDSVPACTTHQVEAIVDQPIRREQPDEDGQVIVNYPPTFSAGSFVYERSLTDCTRSVTSSDQEDQEDQERREEESEYYQCRRHVALLRDKNCYMTDSKKGICRESEEVIAHLLSTPAQHSYFRDPNFLEKWKHAPYRNKESVLHHITPELVPSAEARTDRGARKLQWLTESTNEAWSEVKPLIKHRPHPDYSVGFHRQIFTKRDRENMIPVSDRFIVGESSRIMATPLMYFPFLSCDVKDPDALPCHADSLNAHSATLGVRAVVELFKAVNRLHEIDRWVLAFSVSHNHREVRIYGHYADFEDGDIRYYCHPICMFDFMHHSAEEVFTTNRFIQND from the exons ATGCAGCCCCGAATGCGTTTCGATGATGTTGCGTGGGAGGAAAGCGAAAATATCGAAAGTGCTTGGGTGAAAGCTATTCTCCAAGAAACATCTCTCCGAGCAATTGGCCAATTCATCGTTAAACATCGACAGGGCATCCCAACGGAGCTGTGCGATCCTAAAGCCGGGGCTTTCAACGTCCATTTCCGCATGAAATTTCAAGATGGCGGCTCGGCCGTAATCCGATTTCCTAAGCCAGGCTGCACTATGTTTCCCGAGGAGAAGATCCGAAACGAGGTCGCTGTGATGAAGTATATCCAGGATAACACTTCTATACCCGTACCATTTATTCTGCACTGGGGGACAAAGGAAGAAAGTcctcttggacttggaccaTTCATTATAATGAAATACATCGACCACGACACGGACGTCGGCAAGGTACTGGACATGCCTGAGCTAGATTGGAGGGAGCGGCCACGGCTTGACCCGCATGTTGACCCGAATAAACTCGAAGTGCTTTATCGCCAGCTTGCCGATGTCCTGCTGCAGCTATCCAAGCTAGAGTTTCCAACGATTGGTTCTCttgaggaggttgacgaATTTACATGGGAAGCTCGGCGACGTCCTCTCTCTATCCACATGAACGAGCTGGTAAGATTGGGGACGTTGCCACGAGACAAGTTGCCAAACGAAACATACGGCGCTTCATGCGACTACTTTGAAGCATTAGCACAATTACACATCGATCATCTGAAGCACCAGAGAAATGACGCCGTGGATTCCGAAATCGATTGCCGGCGTAAGTACATCGCCAGGCGTTTATTCCAGGGACTCTCCAAACAACGCAAACTAGCATCCAGTACATTCACTAATGGACCATTTAAACTGTGGTGTGACGACCTCAGACCGTCAAATATCCTGCTGGATGCGAACATGCAAATCGTCGAGGTGGTAGATTGGGAATTTACATATGCTGCGCCAGCCGAGTTCTCCTTCGCGCCGCCTGATTCATCGCCACGGTGCGAACTCGTTCACAATCATGCCTTGAGCCAGGGAGAGACTGTCATTGTGACAAGAGCGCTGGATCTGAACACCATGAAA GGAAGCAGGAAAAGGAAGCCTGAAGATGAGCGAGACGAGACTACCTTGAAAAGGCGGCAATTAGACGACTCGGTTCCAGCTTGCACAACACACCAGGTTGAAGCGATTGTCGACCAACCCATCAGGCGAGAGCAACCAGACGAAGACGGGCAGGTGATTGTGAATTATCCGCCCACGTTTTCAGCCGGCAGCTTCGTTTACGAACGATCGCTGACAGACTGTACAAGGTCTGTAACCTCAAGcgaccaagaagaccaagaagaccaagaacggagagaggaagagagtGAATATTACCAATGCCGGCGTCATGTCGCACTGTTACGAGACAAAAATTGCTATATGACGGACTCTAAGAAAGGGATTTGCCGCGAAAGTGAAGAGGTTATTGCTCATCTTTTGAGCACCCCTGCACAACACTCATATTTCCGCGACCCTAATTTCTTAGAGAAATGGAAGCACGCGCCGTATCGGAACAAAGAGAGCGTACTTCACCACATAACCCCCGAACTTGTCCCTTCCGCGGAAGCACGAACGGATCGTGGCGCACGAAAACTACAATGGCTTACTGAAAGCACAAACGAAGCATGGAGTGAGGTAAAGCCCTTGATAAAGCACCGCCCGCATCCAGATTACTCTGTTGGCTTCCATCGACAGATATTCACCAAGCGCGACCGAGAGAATATGATCCCGGTTAGTGACAGATTTATCGTTGGTGAGAGCTCAAGGATCATGGCCACGCCCCTAATGTACTTCCCATTTCTGTCATGCGACGTGAAGGACCCCGATGCATTGCCTTGCCACGCCGACTCTCTGAACGCTCATTCGGCAACACTGGGTGTACGAGCTGTTGTCGAATTGTTTAAGGCGGTAAACCGCCTGCACGAGATTGATCGCTGGGTACTAGCATTTTCGGTGTCGCATAATCATCGGGAAGTGCGAATTTATGGTCACTACGCTGATTTTGAGGATGGAGATATACGATATTACTGTCATCCGATCTGCATGTTTGATTTTATGCACCATAGTGCTGAGGAGGTCTTCACAACAAATCGTTTCATCCAGAAC GACTGA
- a CDS encoding Sas10/Utp3 family protein (similar to Cordyceps militaris CM01 XP_006672494.1): MAKKRKAGSRNAAPKGPKELDQSDARLGPIKTYQDVADSEDEYFMNKDTIMLDDEPDSKRRRQQDDDIEFSDEEVLGYEDTESEDDQKAPRSQTKSKKASRKHDDDDDEDEPEDEDEEGDSGWWGSSKREYYDADNIETEADALEEEAEAKRLQQKKLSKMKEEDFVFDGDEWLTGEPEPEEGEEKVVEVLKDIEVTPDMSVEERSRLLSTRYPEFEHLASELEELHPVYLGLKEDAASQPDASIEGIKYWVLGCYVATLASYFAILTSPARDATKLQKPLSATDLRDHEVMETLLKCREAWDRVKNLTAASNPDETSMSLAADLDGQYALDDALTALDSTKKKKSAKKDKVAAAKEAKKLAKAKAIENSVSDLYDLPLPSGKSKRKSKLATAAKEDDNSDFGEEDTMDARTAADKAARKKSLKFYTSQITQKANKRAGAGRDAGGDMDIPHRERLRDRQARLIAAAEKRGKQDSKHGADLGDDSDDDDNAAANALRNDENEYYDMVAHKSKNKRDEKAARYAAYAAASKADRVVENEEVGEDGKRKITYAIEKNKGLAPKRNKDVRNPRVKRRKQYEAKQKKLKSMKPVWKGGEPKGGYQGETSGINVGVVKSVKL, encoded by the coding sequence atggcaaagaaaagaaaagctgGCAGTCGGAATGCCGCCCCCAAGGGTCCAAAGGAACTCGATCAATCCGATGCCCGGCTGGGACCCATTAAGACCTACCAAGATGTCGCCGATTCCGAAGATGAATACTTTATGAACAAGGACACCATAATGCTCGATGACGAGCCGGATTCAAAACGTAGAAGGCAACAGGACGATGACATTGAGTTTTCAGACGAGGAGGTTCTGGGGTACGAAGACACGGAATCCGAAGACGACCAAAAAGCACCCCGATCACAGACAAAGTCCAAGAAGGCATCAAGAAAAcacgacgatgatgacgacgaggacgaacccgaggatgaggacgaagaaggcgactCTGGCTGGTGGGGATCCTCCAAACGAGAATACTATGACGCCGATAACATTGAGACCGAGGCCGATGCGCTCGAAGAAGAGGCCGAAGCCAAGAGACTGCAGCAGAAAAAGCTTTCCAAAATGAAGGAGGAAGATTTCGTATTTGACGGCGATGAGTGGTTAACCGGAGAGCCCGAACCCGAAGAGGGCGAAGAGAAGGTCGTTGAGGTTCTCAAGGATATTGAAGTCACCCCAGATATGAGCGTCGAGGAGCGGTCACGGTTATTGTCAACCCGATACCCAGAATTCGAGCATTTGGCAAGCGAGCTGGAAGAGCTTCACCCCGTCTACCTTGGCCTCAAAGAAGATGCCGCCAGCCAACCAGATGCTTCAATCGAAGGCATCAAGTACTGGGTTCTTGGATGCTATGTGGCCACCCTGGCTAGCTACTTCGCAATCCTCACATCACCTGCGCGAGATGCGACAAAACTACAAAAGCCCTTGTCGGCAACCGATCTGCGAGACCATGAGGTTATGGAGACATTACTAAAGTGCCGCGAGGCTTGGGATCGAGTCAAGAACCTGACAGCCGCAAGCAACCCGGATGAGACGTCAATGTCGCTGGCAGCGGACCTGGATGGACAGTACGCTCTAGACGACGCCTTGACTGCGTTGGACtccaccaagaagaagaaatccgccaagaaggacaaggtTGCGGCTGCAAAGGAAGCAAAGAAGCTTGCaaaagccaaggccatcGAAAACAGCGTTTCCGACCTCTACGACCTACCACTCCCATCTGGAAAGTCAAAACGAAAGTCAAAGCTCGCCACAGCTGCCAAAGAAGACGACAATTCCGActttggcgaagaagacacTATGGATGCTCGAACTGCtgccgacaaggctgccCGCAAGAAGAGTCTCAAGTTCTACACCTCACAAATCACACAAAAGGCCAACAAgcgtgctggtgctggtcgTGACGCCGGAGGAGATATGGATATCCCCCACCGTGAACGACTTAGAGACCGACAAGCCCGTCTCATTGCTGCAGCTGAGAAGCGAGGAAAGCAAGATTCAAAGCACGGTGCTGATCTGGGCGACgacagcgacgatgatgacaatgctGCTGCGAATGCTCTTCgaaatgatgaaaatgaGTACTATGATATGGTGGCTCATAAATCAAAGAACAAGCGAGACGAGAAGGCTGCTCGCTACGCTGCTTACGCTGCAGCAAGCAAGGCCGACAGAGTGGTTGAGAATGAAGAGGTGGGCGAGGACGGCAAGAGGAAGATTACATATGCTattgagaagaacaaggGCTTGGCTCCCAAGCGGAACAAGGATGTTAGAAACCCAAGAGTCAAGAGGAGAAAGCAGTACGAAGCcaagcagaagaagttgaagagtaTGAAGCCAGTCTGGAAAGGTGGTGAGCCCAAGGGAGGCTACCAAGGAGAGACGTCGGGTATTAATGTCGGCGTGGTCAAGAGCGTCAAGTTGTAG
- a CDS encoding 4-aminobutyrate aminotransferase (similar to Aspergillus terreus NIH2624 XP_001217977.1), with amino-acid sequence MSALRAAGASRPGMVQSLRAAVSRRSFHNVGAMRMAAAKSFHKDEPAAPILKTSVPGPKAAEAVKELDQVFETRSINMMADYTQSVGNYIADPDGNMLLDVYAQIASIPVGYNNPELRKVAQTPEMVDAIINRPALGNFPSHTWANILKTGILKVAPKGLDNVYTAMAGSDANEIAYKAAFMYKRQTERGGPDVDFTPQEIESAMNNQAPGSAQLSILSFKTSFHGRLFGCLSTTRSKPIHKLDIPAFDWPQATFPQLKYPLDQHAEENAKAEQASLDEVEHLIKTWHLPPAAVVIEPIQSEGGDNHASPAFFQKLRALTRKHNVLLIVDEVQTGVGATGKFWAHEHWNLQDPPDMVTFSKKAQTAGYYYRSKELRPNKPYRQFNTWMGDPSKALLFRGIIGEIERLDLVNHTAKVGNYLYGKLEGLASKYPEHFQNLRGKGQGTFIAFDHPKRDEFLVKAKTFGINIGGSGANAVRLRPMLTFQEHHADILIEALEKIVKAL; translated from the exons ATGTCGGCCCTTCGTGCTGCTGGTGCGTCCCGACCCGGAATGGTCCAGTCCCTTCGGGCTGCCGTGTCCAGGCGTTCCTTTCACAATGTTGGCGCCATGAgaatggctgctgccaaATCGTTCCACAAGGATGAACCGGCTGCGCCTATCCTGAAGACCAGCGTACCTGGTCCCAAGGCAGCCGAGGCTGTCAAAGAGCTCGACCAGGTCTTTGAGACCCGAAGCATCAACATGATGGCCGACTACACTCAGAGTGTGGGCAACTACATTGCCGATCCTGATGGCAATATGCTTCTGGACGT ATATGCCCAGATTGCCTCCATTCCGGTTGGGTACAACAACCCCGAGCTTCGAAAAGTTGCTCAGACCCCGGAAATGGTTGATGCCATTATCAACCGTCCGGCCCTGGGCAACTTCCCTTCCCACACTTGGGCTAATATCCTCAAGACTGGTATCCTCAAGGTCGCACCCAAGGGCCTTGATAATGTCTACACTGCCATGGCCGGTTCCGATGCCAACGAAATTGCCTACAAGGCTGCCTTCATGTACAAGCGACAGACTGAGCGAGGTGGTCCCGATGTCGACTTCACTCCTCAGGAGATTGAGAGTGCCATGAACAACCAGGCTCCTGGCTCCGCTCAGCTCTCTATTCTGTCCTTCAAAACTAGTTTCCACGGCCGTCTGTTCGGCTGCTTGTCCACTACCCGCTCCAAGCCTATTCACAAGCTGGATATTCCGGCCTTTGACTGGCCCCAGGCGACCTTCCCCCAGCTTAAATACCCTCTCGACCAGCACGCTGAAGAGAATGCCAAGGCTGAACAAGCCAGcttggatgaggttgagcaCCTGATCAAGACCTGGCACCTTCCCCCTGCTGCTGTCGTCATTGAGCCTATTCAGAGCGAGGGTGGTGACAACCATGCTAGCCCAGCTTTCTTCCAGAAGTTGCGCGCTCTGACCCGCAAGCACAATGTTCTCCTGATTGTCGACGAGGTTCAGACTGGTGTTGGCGCCACCGGCAAATTCTGGGCTCACGAGCACTGGAACCTCCAGGACCCGCCAGACATGGTTACCTTCTCTAAAAAGGCTCAGACTGCTGGTTATTACTACCGCTCCAAGGAACTGCGTCCCAACAAGCCTTACCGTCAATTCAACACCTGGATGGGTGACCCATCCAAAGCCTTGCTCTTCCGCGGCATAATTGGCGAAATCGAGCGCCTCGACCTCGTGAACCACACCGCCAAGGTCGGTAACTACCTGTATGGCAAGCTTGAGGGCCTCGCTAGCAAGTATCCCGAACACTTCCAGAACCTGCGCGGCAAGGGCCAGGGTACCTTCATTGCATTCGACCACCCCAAGCGTGACGAGTTCcttgtcaaggccaagaccTTCGGTATCAACATCGGTGGCAGCGGTGCCAATGCTGTTCGACTTCGCCCCATGCTTACCTTCCAGGAGCACCACGCCGATATTCTGattgaagctcttgagaAGATCGTCAAGGCCCTGTAA